In Paracoccus aminophilus JCM 7686, a single window of DNA contains:
- a CDS encoding UbiH/UbiF/VisC/COQ6 family ubiquinone biosynthesis hydroxylase has product MKQNFDVVIAGGGLNGPMLGLALADAGLSVAVVDARPADLRAGESFDGRAYALALASQRLLAALGLWRDLADKAQPINEVRASQGHAGEGAGPLWLHFDSAELEEGRLGYMLEDRFLYRALLSGMAGKVTHIPAAEVVSQELRGPHIAVGLKDGRELLASLLVGADGRASGTATRAGIGRQGHDYGQIALVAAIDHALPHGGIAHQYFLPTGPLAILPLPGNRSSIVWSEAADRAREIRALGDDDFLEVLRPRFGDFLGEIRLAGPRFSYPLGLTLADDYMAERVALVGDAAHGVHPIAGQGLNLGLRDVASLAEVLVEARRRGEDIGSTAVLARYERWRRPDATALALGMDAVNAIFSNDNPLLRLGRSLGMGVVNGVPGLRRRFMRQAAGLGLDPMPRLLTGRRL; this is encoded by the coding sequence ATGAAACAGAATTTTGATGTCGTGATCGCGGGCGGTGGCCTCAATGGCCCGATGCTTGGACTGGCGCTCGCGGATGCGGGGCTCAGCGTGGCCGTGGTTGACGCCCGCCCCGCCGATCTGCGCGCGGGCGAGAGCTTTGACGGGCGTGCCTATGCTCTGGCTTTGGCCTCGCAGCGGCTGCTGGCCGCGCTGGGGCTCTGGCGGGATCTCGCCGACAAGGCGCAACCGATCAACGAGGTGCGCGCCTCGCAGGGCCATGCAGGCGAAGGCGCGGGGCCGCTTTGGCTGCATTTCGACAGCGCCGAGCTGGAGGAGGGGCGTCTGGGCTATATGCTCGAAGACCGTTTCCTCTATCGCGCCCTCTTGTCGGGCATGGCGGGCAAGGTGACGCATATTCCGGCCGCCGAGGTCGTCTCGCAAGAGCTGCGCGGCCCCCATATCGCGGTCGGGCTGAAGGACGGGCGCGAGCTTCTGGCCTCGCTGCTGGTTGGCGCGGATGGGCGGGCCTCGGGCACGGCCACGCGCGCGGGGATCGGGCGGCAGGGCCATGATTATGGCCAGATCGCGCTGGTCGCGGCGATTGACCACGCCTTGCCTCATGGCGGCATTGCGCATCAGTATTTCCTGCCGACCGGCCCTCTGGCGATCCTGCCCTTGCCGGGCAACCGCTCCTCCATCGTCTGGTCCGAGGCCGCCGACCGCGCGCGAGAGATCCGCGCACTGGGAGATGACGATTTCCTCGAGGTGCTGCGCCCGCGATTCGGCGATTTTCTGGGCGAGATCCGATTGGCCGGGCCGCGCTTTTCCTATCCGCTCGGGCTGACGCTCGCCGATGATTACATGGCCGAGCGCGTTGCGCTGGTCGGAGACGCCGCGCATGGCGTGCATCCGATCGCGGGGCAGGGGCTGAACCTTGGCCTGCGCGATGTCGCCTCTTTGGCCGAGGTGCTGGTCGAGGCACGCCGGCGGGGCGAGGATATCGGCAGCACGGCGGTTCTGGCGCGCTATGAGCGCTGGCGCAGGCCCGATGCGACCGCGCTGGCGCTGGGCATGGATGCGGTCAATGCGATCTTTTCCAACGACAATCCGCTGCTGCGCCTGGGCCGCTCGCTTGGCATGGGCGTGGTCAATGGCGTGCCCGGCTTGCGTCGTCGCTTCATGCGGCAGGCGGCAGGGCTGGGGCTTGATCCGATGCCTCGTCTTTTGACGGGGCGGCGCCTGTAA
- a CDS encoding LolA family protein — MKKLLALALAPVLSLALALPALADKIPLTEISRYLNSLQTAQSDFTQINADGTISTGTVYIQRPNRVRFEYRGDKTLVLASSGQVAIFDGKSNGGPQQYPLSKTPLSIILAPNVNLSQDRMVTGYTEAKNSTVVTAQDPSHPEYGNIQMAFTANPTQLRQWVVTDDRGQRTTVILGEMKTGVSFAPSTFVIQNEIDRRRR, encoded by the coding sequence ATGAAAAAGCTTCTCGCCCTCGCTCTTGCGCCCGTCCTTTCCTTGGCCCTCGCCCTTCCGGCTTTGGCCGACAAGATCCCCTTGACCGAAATCTCGCGCTATCTGAACAGCCTTCAGACCGCGCAGTCGGATTTCACCCAGATCAATGCCGATGGCACGATCTCGACCGGGACGGTCTATATCCAGCGGCCGAACCGGGTGCGCTTCGAATATCGCGGCGACAAGACGCTGGTTTTGGCCTCGTCGGGTCAGGTCGCGATTTTTGACGGCAAATCGAACGGCGGCCCGCAGCAATATCCGCTGTCGAAAACCCCGCTCTCGATCATTCTGGCGCCCAATGTGAACCTGTCGCAGGACCGCATGGTGACGGGCTATACCGAGGCGAAGAACTCGACCGTGGTGACGGCGCAGGATCCGAGCCATCCCGAATATGGCAATATCCAGATGGCCTTTACCGCCAATCCGACCCAGCTGCGGCAATGGGTCGTGACCGATGATCGCGGCCAGCGCACCACGGTGATTCTCGGCGAGATGAAAACCGGGGTCAGCTTTGCGCCCTCGACCTTCGTCATCCAGAACGAGATCGATCGCCGCCGCCGCTGA
- a CDS encoding transglycosylase SLT domain-containing protein — protein sequence MNRYLKLAIVGLVASCGGGGNYKAPRNLENACAIVAERPAYFSAMQATERRWGIPVHVQMASIHQESKFIGDARTPHQYVLGIIPVGRQSSAYGYSQALDGTWEEYQKETGNRRAKRDNIRDATDFMGWYMDGTAKRLGVSKWDAQSQYLAYHEGRTGFVNGSHNGKPWLLTVASKVGQRAETYRAQLIACGKAR from the coding sequence ATGAACAGGTATCTGAAACTGGCCATCGTCGGGCTGGTTGCTTCCTGTGGCGGCGGCGGGAACTACAAGGCGCCGCGCAATCTGGAAAACGCCTGCGCCATCGTGGCCGAGCGTCCAGCCTATTTCAGCGCGATGCAGGCGACGGAACGGCGCTGGGGCATTCCGGTCCATGTCCAGATGGCCTCGATCCATCAGGAATCGAAATTCATCGGCGATGCCCGCACTCCCCATCAATATGTTCTGGGCATCATCCCGGTCGGCCGCCAGAGCTCGGCTTACGGCTATAGCCAGGCGCTGGACGGCACTTGGGAGGAATACCAGAAAGAGACCGGCAACCGCCGTGCCAAGCGAGACAACATCCGCGACGCCACCGATTTCATGGGCTGGTATATGGATGGCACGGCGAAACGGCTCGGCGTTTCGAAATGGGACGCGCAATCGCAATATCTCGCCTATCACGAAGGCCGCACCGGCTTTGTCAACGGCTCGCATAACGGCAAGCCGTGGCTTTTGACAGTGGCCTCGAAGGTCGGTCAGCGCGCGGAAACCTATCGCGCGCAGCTGATCGCCTGCGGCAAGGCCCGCTGA
- the modC gene encoding molybdenum ABC transporter ATP-binding protein encodes MTAVSVAIRRQFPTLGLDIAFEAPSGVTALFGPSGCGKTSTINAVAGLMTPESGRIAVNERVLFDSTAGVNLPVKDRRIGYVFQDARLFPHLTVASNLRYSWRFRRGARADFDRIVEMLALGPLLKRRPRNLSGGEKQRTAIGRALLSGPELLVMDEPLAALDEARKAEIMPWLERLRDEVNLPILYVSHSTAEVVRLATTLVMMQQGRVIYSGPVAEALSDAATGPAFGLREAGALLPGRIERIEPDSMCRVATPAGALLLPAQNEPEGAEIRLRILAHEVILSLTPPEGLSALNVLPARVEKVSGGFVELAVGESRLLAQITERSVAALGLAPGIPCHAIIKSAAMVRS; translated from the coding sequence ATGACGGCGGTTTCGGTTGCGATCCGGCGCCAGTTCCCGACGCTTGGCCTTGATATCGCCTTCGAGGCGCCCTCGGGCGTGACCGCGCTTTTCGGCCCCTCGGGCTGCGGCAAGACCTCGACCATCAATGCGGTGGCGGGGTTGATGACGCCCGAAAGCGGGCGGATTGCCGTCAATGAGCGCGTGCTCTTTGACAGCACCGCCGGGGTTAATCTGCCGGTCAAGGACCGCCGCATCGGCTATGTCTTTCAGGATGCCCGGCTGTTCCCGCATCTGACCGTCGCCTCAAACCTGCGCTATTCGTGGCGCTTTCGCCGCGGCGCGCGCGCGGATTTCGACCGCATCGTCGAGATGCTCGCGCTCGGGCCGCTGCTCAAGCGTCGTCCGCGCAATCTCTCGGGCGGGGAAAAGCAGCGCACCGCCATCGGGCGCGCACTGCTGTCGGGGCCGGAGCTTTTGGTCATGGACGAGCCTCTGGCCGCGCTCGACGAGGCGCGCAAGGCTGAGATCATGCCTTGGCTCGAACGGCTGCGCGACGAGGTCAATCTGCCGATCCTCTATGTCAGCCATTCGACCGCCGAGGTTGTGCGGCTGGCGACGACCCTCGTGATGATGCAGCAAGGCCGCGTGATCTATTCCGGCCCGGTCGCCGAGGCGCTGTCGGATGCCGCCACCGGCCCGGCCTTCGGCCTGCGCGAAGCGGGCGCGCTTCTGCCCGGCCGGATCGAGCGGATCGAGCCCGATAGCATGTGCCGCGTCGCCACCCCTGCCGGCGCGCTGCTTCTGCCCGCGCAAAACGAGCCCGAAGGCGCCGAGATCCGGCTGCGTATCCTCGCCCATGAGGTCATTCTGTCACTGACCCCGCCCGAGGGGCTCTCGGCGCTGAACGTGCTGCCCGCGCGGGTCGAAAAGGTCAGCGGCGGCTTTGTCGAGCTGGCCGTGGGTGAGTCGCGCCTGCTCGCCCAGATCACCGAAAGATCGGTTGCAGCGCTGGGGTTGGCGCCCGGGATCCCCTGCCATGCGATCATCAAATCGGCGGCAATGGTCCGATCTTGA
- the modB gene encoding molybdate ABC transporter permease subunit: MTDWLSPQEWQAVALSIQVSIVATVLSLPFAVAVAWVLARKRFPGHGILSGIVHLPLILPPVVTGYILLLNFGTKGPIGSVLKELGIVLAFRWTGAALAAAVMAFPLTVRAIRLGFEAVDPKLEEAAATLGAPRFWVFLTVTLPLIFPALLAGATLGFAKAMGEFGATITFVSNIPGQTQTIPSAIYALLQSPGGDAAAMRLVLISVVIAMGAVIISEVLARRAART; encoded by the coding sequence ATGACGGATTGGCTGAGCCCACAGGAATGGCAGGCGGTTGCGCTGTCCATCCAAGTCTCGATCGTCGCGACAGTGCTCAGCCTGCCGTTTGCCGTCGCCGTGGCCTGGGTTCTGGCGCGCAAGCGCTTTCCGGGCCACGGGATTCTCAGCGGCATTGTCCATCTGCCGCTGATCCTGCCGCCGGTCGTCACCGGCTATATTCTGCTGTTGAACTTCGGCACCAAAGGCCCGATCGGCTCGGTTCTGAAGGAGCTGGGCATCGTTCTGGCCTTCCGCTGGACCGGAGCCGCGCTGGCCGCCGCCGTCATGGCCTTCCCGCTGACCGTGCGCGCGATCCGGCTGGGCTTCGAGGCGGTTGATCCCAAGCTTGAAGAAGCCGCCGCCACGCTTGGTGCGCCGCGCTTTTGGGTGTTTCTGACCGTAACCCTGCCGCTGATCTTTCCCGCGCTTCTCGCCGGGGCAACGCTTGGCTTTGCCAAGGCGATGGGCGAATTCGGGGCCACCATTACCTTCGTGTCGAACATTCCCGGCCAGACCCAGACCATCCCTTCGGCGATCTACGCCCTGCTGCAATCTCCCGGAGGCGATGCGGCGGCGATGCGGCTGGTGCTGATCTCGGTCGTGATCGCCATGGGCGCGGTCATCATCTCGGAAGTGCTGGCGCGGCGGGCCGCGCGGACATGA